One Candidatus Cardinium hertigii DNA window includes the following coding sequences:
- a CDS encoding ankyrin repeat domain-containing protein produces MKRIKLIYYPSNKQMVHVFIQKVSQVLFWGFSFIFICSCSKQLHQVHPEHGQTILFISNLHKAVDHRIVDCIKNFIKKKGANVNLQDDKGQTPLHLAAVDGYKEGIKLLIENGANVNLQDDKGQTPLHLAAFNGRDNCIPVLIDNGANVNQEDRYQQTPLHLAAINGRDNCIPVLIDKGANVNQEGRYQQTPLHLAAINGYETCIRLLINKEADVNRQDNNGFTPLHYAAINGRDSCIPVLIDNRANVNLPDSKGKTPLHLAALNGYETCIRLLINKEADVNRQDNNGFTPLHYAAINGRDSCIPVLIDNRANVNLPDSKGKTPLHYAAEYNREEFMNLLIDNGANVNLQDNNGLTPLHYAAALENDKFIKLLIENGAKVNLQDNNKQTLLHHAVARGDEKFMNLLIENGAKVNIQDNNQQTPLHLAAINGHKVSIRFLIILINKANVNLQDNNGFTPLHLAAINRHEACIKLLIDKRANVTLQDKEGKTPLYYAELKGHKACSRLLIENGANRNLPDNNNLTPLDMAERYSRDANCINALTHHSAKGNQTNAAYKDNAHINSFVIAMENSDQKDSNGQASLPMVVDNNNASQAKKRKVEVKVEIKVE; encoded by the coding sequence ATGAAAAGAATAAAATTGATTTATTATCCAAGCAATAAGCAAATGGTACATGTCTTTATACAAAAAGTTAGCCAGGTATTATTTTGGGGATTCAGCTTTATTTTTATCTGTAGTTGTAGCAAGCAACTACACCAGGTTCATCCAGAGCACGGTCAAACAATTTTGTTCATTTCAAATTTACATAAGGCTGTAGACCATAGAATTGTAGATTGTATTAAAAATTTCATTAAGAAAAAAGGAGCCAATGTAAACCTGCAAGACGATAAAGGACAAACCCCTTTACATCTGGCTGCAGTAGATGGATATAAAGAAGGCATTAAGCTTTTAATTGAGAACGGAGCCAATGTAAACCTGCAAGACGATAAAGGACAAACCCCTTTACATCTGGCTGCATTCAATGGACGTGACAATTGTATTCCCGTTTTAATTGATAACGGGGCCAATGTAAACCAAGAGGACAGATATCAGCAAACTCCTTTACATCTGGCTGCAATAAATGGACGTGACAATTGTATTCCCGTTTTAATTGATAAAGGGGCCAACGTAAACCAAGAGGGCAGGTATCAGCAAACTCCTTTACATCTGGCTGCAATAAATGGATATGAAACATGCATTAGACTTTTAATTAATAAAGAGGCCGATGTAAACCGGCAAGATAATAATGGCTTCACTCCTTTACATTATGCTGCAATAAATGGACGTGACAGTTGTATTCCCGTTTTAATTGATAACAGGGCTAATGTAAACCTGCCAGATAGTAAAGGAAAAACTCCTTTACATCTGGCTGCACTCAATGGATATGAAACATGCATTAGACTTTTAATTAATAAAGAGGCCGATGTAAACCGGCAAGATAATAATGGCTTCACTCCTTTACATTATGCTGCAATAAATGGACGTGACAGTTGTATTCCCGTTTTAATTGATAACAGGGCTAATGTAAACCTGCCAGATAGTAAAGGAAAAACTCCTTTACATTATGCTGCAGAATATAACAGAGAAGAATTCATGAATCTTTTAATTGATAATGGGGCCAATGTAAACCTGCAAGATAATAATGGCCTCACTCCTTTACATTATGCTGCAGCCCTTGAAAATGACAAATTCATTAAGCTTTTAATTGAGAACGGGGCTAAGGTAAACCTGCAAGACAATAACAAACAAACTCTTTTACATCATGCTGTAGCCCGTGGAGATGAAAAATTCATGAATCTTTTAATTGAGAACGGGGCTAAGGTAAACATACAAGACAATAACCAACAAACTCCTTTACATCTGGCTGCAATAAATGGACATAAAGTATCCATTAGATTTTTAATTATTTTAATTAATAAGGCCAATGTAAACCTGCAAGATAATAATGGCTTCACTCCTTTACATCTGGCTGCAATAAATAGACATGAAGCATGCATTAAGCTTTTAATTGATAAAAGGGCTAATGTAACCCTGCAAGACAAAGAAGGAAAAACTCCTTTATATTATGCTGAATTAAAGGGACATAAAGCATGTAGTAGACTTTTAATTGAGAACGGGGCTAATAGAAACCTGCCAGATAATAATAACCTCACTCCTTTAGATATGGCTGAAAGATATAGTAGAGATGCAAATTGTATAAACGCTTTAACGCATCATAGCGCCAAGGGAAACCAAACAAATGCAGCATATAAAGACAATGCGCATATAAATTCTTTTGTGATAGCAATGGAAAATTCAGATCAAAAAGATAGTAATGGACAGGCTTCTTTACCTATGGTAGTTGATAACAATAATGCGTCTCAAGCTAAAAAAAGAAAGGTTGAAGTAAAGGTTGAAATAAAGGTTGAATAA
- a CDS encoding ankyrin repeat domain-containing protein: MKRIKLIYYPSNKQMVHVFIQKVSQVLFWGFSFIFICSCSKQLHQVHPEHGQTILFISNLHKAVDHRIVDCIKNFIKKKGANVNLQDDKGQTPLHLAAFNGRDNCIPVLIDNGANVNQEDRYQQTPLHLAAINGRDNCIPVLIDKGANVNQEGRYQQTPLHLAAINGYETCIRLLINKEADVNRQDNNGFTPLHYAAINGRDSCIPVLIDNRANVNLPDSKGKTPLHYAAEYNREEFMNLLIDNGAKVNIQDNNQQTPLHLAAINGHKASIRLLIILINKANVNLQDNNGFTPLHYAAALENDKFIKLLIENGAKVNLQDNNKQTLLHHAVARGDEKFITLLIENGAKVNIQDNNQQTPLHLAAINGHKVSIRLLIILINKANVNLQDNNGFTPLHLAAINRHEACIRLLINKGADVNQQDNNGFTPLHYAAALGNYKFIKLLIDKRANVTLQDKEGKTPLYYAELKGHKACSSLLIENGANRNLPDNNNLTPLDMAERYSRDANCINALTHHSAKGNQTNAAYKDNAHINSFVIAMENSDQKDSNGQASLPMVVDNNNASQAKKRKVEVKVEIKDE; the protein is encoded by the coding sequence ATGAAAAGAATAAAATTGATTTATTATCCAAGCAATAAGCAAATGGTACATGTCTTTATACAAAAAGTTAGCCAGGTATTATTTTGGGGATTCAGCTTTATTTTTATCTGTAGTTGTAGCAAGCAACTACACCAGGTTCATCCAGAGCACGGTCAAACAATTTTGTTCATTTCAAATTTACATAAGGCTGTAGACCATAGAATTGTAGATTGTATTAAAAATTTCATTAAGAAAAAAGGAGCCAATGTAAACCTGCAAGACGATAAAGGACAAACCCCTTTACATCTGGCTGCATTCAATGGACGTGACAATTGTATTCCCGTTTTAATTGATAACGGGGCCAATGTAAACCAAGAGGACAGATATCAGCAAACTCCTTTACATCTGGCTGCAATAAATGGACGTGACAATTGTATTCCCGTTTTAATTGATAAAGGGGCCAACGTAAACCAAGAGGGCAGGTATCAGCAAACTCCTTTACATCTGGCTGCAATAAATGGATATGAAACATGCATTAGACTTTTAATTAATAAAGAGGCCGATGTAAACCGGCAAGATAATAATGGCTTCACTCCTTTACATTATGCTGCAATAAATGGACGTGACAGTTGTATTCCCGTTTTAATTGATAACAGGGCTAATGTAAACCTGCCAGATAGTAAAGGAAAAACTCCTTTACATTATGCTGCAGAATATAACAGAGAAGAATTCATGAATCTTTTAATTGATAATGGGGCTAAGGTAAACATACAAGACAATAACCAACAAACTCCTTTACATCTGGCTGCAATAAATGGACATAAAGCATCCATTAGACTTTTAATTATTTTAATTAATAAGGCCAATGTAAACCTGCAAGATAATAATGGCTTCACTCCTTTACATTATGCTGCAGCCCTTGAAAATGACAAATTCATTAAGCTTTTAATTGAGAACGGGGCTAAGGTAAACCTGCAAGACAATAACAAACAAACTCTTTTACATCATGCTGTAGCCCGTGGAGATGAAAAATTCATTACGCTTTTAATTGAGAACGGGGCTAAGGTAAACATACAAGACAATAACCAACAAACTCCTTTACATCTGGCTGCAATAAATGGACATAAAGTATCCATTAGACTTTTAATTATTTTAATTAATAAGGCCAATGTAAACCTGCAAGATAATAATGGCTTCACTCCTTTACATCTGGCTGCAATAAATAGACATGAAGCATGCATTAGACTTTTAATTAATAAAGGGGCCGATGTAAACCAGCAAGATAATAATGGCTTCACTCCTTTACATTATGCTGCAGCCCTTGGAAATTACAAATTCATTAAGCTTTTAATTGATAAAAGGGCTAATGTAACCCTGCAAGATAAAGAAGGAAAAACTCCTTTATATTATGCTGAATTAAAGGGACATAAAGCATGTAGTAGCCTTTTAATTGAGAACGGGGCTAATAGAAACCTGCCAGATAATAATAACCTCACTCCTTTAGATATGGCTGAAAGATATAGTAGAGATGCAAATTGTATAAACGCTTTAACGCATCATAGCGCCAAGGGAAACCAAACAAATGCAGCATATAAAGACAATGCGCATATAAATTCTTTTGTGATAGCAATGGAAAATTCAGATCAAAAAGATAGTAATGGACAGGCTTCTTTACCTATGGTAGTTGATAACAATAATGCGTCTCAAGCTAAAAAAAGAAAGGTTGAAGTAAAGGTTGAAATAAAGGATGAATGA
- a CDS encoding ankyrin repeat domain-containing protein, with amino-acid sequence MLSAINNFTLTMQAKRMFHPFNFFIEKGHRILLFGIISFLLIVCNCNNKSKQNNQEQCSSDLHLAASQGNKSRIRNLIKDGAKVNQRDKDGRTPLHLAAEKGYKDCITILIESGADVNQKDNDDCTPYTIEPFPFLTKQGFTALHLAADKGHASCVQYLIEKGANVNQKNRCGQIPLHLAAKNNHPDCVQYLIEKGSNVNQLDCNEQSPLQLAIAMYLGISMNSKEGIKHLTCIKSLINQGTNLNQLDKRGYAPLHLAIRRDYASCVAILINNKADVNLKDKQGQTPLQLAIEMNNPSYITALIKGGANVNLKDKYGSAPLHAAADQGHSDCISALIKGGACVNQKSDFLGLAPLHRAVLKNNVHCVTALIKGGADVNLQDNNGQTPLHLAMERKYSNCIAILQSNGGKG; translated from the coding sequence ATGCTATCAGCAATAAATAATTTTACTTTAACTATGCAAGCTAAACGTATGTTCCATCCATTTAACTTTTTTATAGAAAAAGGCCATCGTATATTACTTTTTGGTATAATTTCATTTTTACTTATAGTTTGTAATTGCAACAATAAATCAAAACAAAATAACCAAGAGCAATGCAGTAGCGACTTGCATTTGGCAGCTAGCCAGGGAAATAAAAGTCGTATTAGAAATTTAATTAAAGATGGAGCCAAGGTAAACCAGAGGGATAAGGATGGACGAACTCCTTTACATCTGGCAGCAGAAAAGGGCTATAAAGATTGCATAACCATTTTAATCGAGAGCGGGGCGGATGTAAATCAAAAAGATAATGACGATTGCACTCCTTATACGATAGAGCCTTTCCCTTTTCTAACAAAACAAGGTTTCACCGCTTTACATCTGGCAGCAGATAAGGGCCATGCAAGTTGTGTTCAATATTTAATTGAGAAGGGGGCCAACGTAAACCAAAAGAATAGGTGTGGGCAAATTCCTTTACATCTGGCAGCGAAAAATAACCATCCAGATTGTGTTCAATATTTAATTGAGAAAGGGTCCAACGTAAATCAACTAGATTGTAACGAACAAAGCCCCCTACAACTGGCAATAGCAATGTATTTAGGAATATCAATGAATTCAAAAGAAGGTATTAAACATTTAACATGTATTAAAAGCTTAATAAATCAGGGGACTAATCTAAACCAATTAGATAAGCGTGGATACGCCCCTTTACATTTGGCAATACGCCGCGACTATGCAAGTTGTGTTGCTATTTTAATTAATAACAAGGCCGATGTAAACCTAAAAGATAAGCAGGGACAAACTCCTTTACAGCTGGCAATAGAAATGAACAATCCAAGTTATATTACCGCTTTAATTAAAGGAGGGGCCAATGTAAACCTAAAAGATAAATATGGATCGGCTCCTTTACATGCGGCAGCAGACCAGGGCCATTCGGATTGTATTTCTGCTTTAATTAAGGGCGGAGCTTGTGTAAACCAAAAAAGTGATTTTTTGGGGCTAGCTCCTTTACATCGGGCAGTTCTCAAAAATAATGTGCATTGTGTTACTGCTTTAATTAAGGGTGGAGCTGACGTAAACCTACAAGACAATAACGGACAAACTCCTTTACATCTGGCAATGGAAAGGAAATATTCAAATTGTATTGCCATTCTACAGTCTAATGGAGGAAAAGGCTAA
- a CDS encoding ankyrin repeat domain-containing protein, protein MFRSLNVFIQKATHRVLLLGYSFIFICSCSKQIQQSDTKQWSNDLDLETGQGNENRIKNLIKGGAYVNQREKDGRTLLHLAAEKGYLDCISTLIKAGADVNQKDNDDCTFLYHRPSLVRLKTKNGFTPLHLAVENNHPDCVAYLIEKGANINQKDRYGQIPLHLAAEKGYLDCVIILMDHGSNANQLDNNNWAPLHLAAENSHPDCVQYLIEKGANVNQLDDQKRNPLQLAMYSKSYITENSERIKNFRCIEILTSLGTNLTQKSNYGNAPLHLAILNNYADCVQHFIDKGVNVNQPNNAGQTPLDLAIRMKRLKCINMLQANGGKESNAQ, encoded by the coding sequence ATGTTCCGTTCATTAAATGTCTTTATACAAAAAGCGACCCATAGGGTATTATTGCTGGGGTATAGCTTTATTTTTATCTGTAGTTGTAGCAAACAAATACAACAAAGTGACACAAAGCAATGGAGTAATGATTTAGATTTAGAAACTGGCCAGGGAAATGAAAATCGTATTAAAAATTTAATTAAAGGAGGGGCCTATGTAAACCAGAGGGAGAAGGATGGGCGTACTCTTTTACACTTGGCAGCAGAAAAGGGTTATCTAGATTGTATTTCCACTTTAATTAAGGCAGGAGCCGATGTAAACCAAAAAGATAATGATGATTGTACTTTTTTATATCATAGACCAAGTCTTGTCCGTCTAAAAACAAAAAATGGATTCACCCCTTTACATCTGGCAGTAGAAAATAACCATCCAGATTGTGTTGCGTATTTAATTGAGAAAGGGGCCAATATAAACCAAAAGGACAGGTATGGGCAAATTCCTTTACATCTGGCAGCAGAAAAGGGCTATCTGGATTGTGTTATTATCTTAATGGATCACGGGAGTAATGCAAATCAATTAGATAATAATAATTGGGCTCCTTTACATTTGGCTGCAGAAAATAGCCATCCAGATTGTGTTCAATATTTAATTGAAAAAGGGGCTAACGTAAACCAACTAGATGATCAAAAAAGGAACCCCTTACAGTTAGCAATGTATTCAAAATCTTATATTACTGAAAATTCAGAACGTATTAAAAATTTTAGATGTATTGAAATTTTAACAAGTCTGGGGACCAACCTAACCCAAAAAAGTAATTATGGAAACGCCCCTTTACATTTGGCAATACTCAACAACTATGCAGATTGTGTTCAACATTTTATTGACAAAGGGGTCAATGTAAACCAACCAAATAATGCGGGACAAACTCCTTTAGATCTGGCAATACGAATGAAACGTTTAAAATGTATTAATATGCTACAGGCTAATGGAGGAAAAGAGTCAAATGCACAATAG
- a CDS encoding ankyrin repeat domain-containing protein, with the protein MKRLILFILSFKQLNNNLMFRSRTVFIRKAHRILFLGYIFMLICSFNKQIEQTTPLHAAAYEGKLDCLTALIKGGADVNLKDKNGSTPLHLAAQEGKLDCLTTLIKGGADVNLQDKYGQAPLHAAAYTGKLDCLTALIKGGADVNLQDKYGAAPLYAAAYAGKLDCITALIKGGADVNLKDKYGAAPLHAVVKMGHTNCMDALIKGGADVNLQDKDGLAPLHVAAEMGHTNCMDALIKGGAKVNLKNKNGAAPLHEAAYAGKLDCLTALIKGGAKVNLKNKNGWVPLHFAACTGKLDCLTALIKGGAKVNLKNKNGAAPLHAAAYTGKLDCLTALIKGGADVNLKNKNGPAPLHLAAEMGHTNCMDALIKGGADVNLKDKNGSAPLHLAAYTGKLDCLTALIKGGAKVNLKNKNGAAPLHEAAYTGKLDCLTALIKGGADVNLKDNNGAAPLHLAERCCHQDCIDILQANGGN; encoded by the coding sequence ATGAAGAGGCTTATTTTATTTATTTTATCGTTCAAACAATTAAACAATAATCTTATGTTCCGTTCACGCACTGTTTTTATACGAAAGGCCCATAGGATATTATTTCTGGGGTATATCTTTATGCTTATTTGTAGCTTTAACAAGCAGATAGAACAAACTACTCCTTTACATGCGGCAGCATATGAAGGCAAGCTAGATTGTCTCACGGCTTTAATTAAAGGAGGGGCTGATGTAAATCTAAAAGATAAAAATGGATCGACTCCTTTACATTTGGCGGCACAAGAAGGCAAACTAGATTGTCTCACGACTTTAATTAAAGGAGGAGCTGATGTAAACTTACAAGATAAATATGGACAAGCTCCTTTACATGCGGCAGCATATACAGGCAAGTTAGATTGTCTCACGGCTTTAATTAAAGGAGGGGCTGATGTAAACTTACAAGATAAATATGGAGCGGCTCCTTTATATGCGGCAGCATATGCAGGCAAACTAGATTGTATCACGGCTTTAATTAAAGGAGGGGCTGATGTAAACCTAAAAGATAAATATGGAGCGGCTCCTTTACATGCGGTGGTAAAAATGGGCCATACAAATTGTATGGACGCTTTAATTAAAGGAGGAGCTGATGTAAACTTACAAGATAAAGATGGATTGGCTCCTTTACATGTGGCGGCAGAAATGGGCCATACAAATTGTATGGACGCTTTAATTAAAGGAGGGGCCAAGGTAAACCTAAAAAATAAAAATGGAGCGGCTCCTTTACATGAGGCGGCATATGCAGGCAAGTTAGATTGTCTCACGGCTTTAATTAAAGGAGGAGCTAAGGTAAATCTAAAAAATAAAAATGGATGGGTTCCTTTGCATTTTGCAGCATGTACAGGCAAACTAGATTGTCTCACGGCTTTAATTAAAGGAGGGGCCAAGGTAAACCTAAAAAATAAAAATGGAGCGGCTCCTTTACATGCGGCAGCATATACAGGCAAGCTAGATTGTCTCACGGCTTTAATTAAAGGAGGGGCTGATGTAAACCTAAAAAATAAAAATGGACCGGCTCCTTTACATTTGGCGGCAGAAATGGGCCATACAAATTGTATGGACGCTTTAATTAAAGGAGGAGCTGATGTAAACTTAAAAGATAAAAATGGATCGGCTCCTTTACATTTGGCGGCATATACAGGCAAGCTAGATTGTCTCACGGCTTTAATTAAAGGAGGGGCCAAGGTAAACCTAAAAAATAAAAATGGAGCGGCTCCTTTACATGAGGCAGCATATACAGGCAAACTAGATTGTCTCACGGCTTTAATTAAAGGAGGAGCTGATGTAAATCTAAAAGATAACAATGGAGCGGCTCCTTTACATCTGGCAGAACGATGTTGTCATCAAGATTGTATTGATATACTACAGGCTAATGGAGGAAACTAG
- a CDS encoding ankyrin repeat domain-containing protein, translated as MKRLILFILSFKQLNNNLMFRSRTVFIRKAHRILFLGYIFMLICSFNKQIEQTPSFSLHAAAYEGKLDCLTALIKGGADVNLKDKDGAAPLHLAAQEGKLDCLTALIKGGADVNLKNKDGLAPLYAAAYAGKLDCLTALIKGGADVNLKGNKHGSAPLHAAAYTGKLDCLTALIKGGAKVNLKNKDGSAPLHLAAHTGKLDCLTALIKGGANVNLKDKYGAAPLHVAAEMGHTNCMDALIKGGAKVNLKNKNGWVPLHFAACTGKLDCLTALIKGGAKVNLKNKNGAAPLHAVVKMGHTNCMDALIKGGADVNLQDKYGQAPLHFATYAGKLDCLTALIKGGAKVNLKRDKNGEAPLHFAAYTGKLDCLTALIKGGAKVNLKRDKNGEAPLHLAAYTGKLDCLTALIKGGADVNLKDKDGWVPLHFAAQTGKLDCLTALIKGGAKVNLKDKNGWVPLHLAAYTGKLDCLTALIKGGADVNLKNKDGAAPLHLAERCCHQDCIDILQANGGN; from the coding sequence ATGAAGAGGCTTATTTTATTTATTTTATCGTTCAAACAATTAAACAATAATCTTATGTTCCGTTCACGCACTGTTTTTATACGAAAGGCCCATAGGATATTATTTTTGGGGTATATTTTTATGCTTATTTGTAGCTTTAATAAGCAAATAGAACAAACTCCTTCTTTTTCTTTACATGCGGCAGCATATGAAGGCAAGCTAGATTGTCTCACGGCTTTAATTAAAGGAGGGGCTGATGTAAACCTAAAAGATAAAGATGGAGCGGCTCCTTTACATCTGGCAGCACAAGAAGGCAAACTAGATTGTCTCACGGCTTTAATTAAAGGAGGAGCTGATGTAAACCTAAAAAATAAAGATGGATTGGCTCCTTTATATGCGGCAGCATATGCAGGCAAGCTAGATTGTCTCACGGCTTTAATTAAAGGAGGGGCTGATGTAAACCTAAAAGGTAATAAACATGGATCGGCTCCTTTACATGCGGCAGCATATACAGGCAAGTTAGATTGTCTCACGGCTTTAATTAAAGGAGGGGCTAAGGTAAATCTAAAAAATAAAGATGGATCGGCTCCTTTACATTTGGCAGCACATACAGGCAAGCTAGATTGTCTCACGGCTTTAATTAAAGGAGGGGCCAATGTAAACCTAAAAGATAAATATGGAGCGGCTCCTTTACATGTGGCGGCAGAAATGGGCCATACAAATTGTATGGACGCTTTAATTAAAGGAGGGGCCAAGGTAAACCTAAAAAATAAAAATGGATGGGTTCCTTTGCATTTTGCAGCATGTACAGGCAAACTAGATTGTCTCACGGCTTTAATTAAAGGAGGGGCCAAGGTAAACCTAAAAAATAAAAATGGAGCGGCTCCTTTACATGCGGTGGTAAAAATGGGCCATACAAATTGTATGGACGCTTTAATTAAAGGAGGAGCTGATGTAAACTTACAAGATAAGTATGGACAAGCTCCTTTACATTTTGCAACATATGCAGGCAAGCTAGATTGTCTCACGGCTTTAATTAAAGGAGGGGCCAAGGTAAACCTAAAGAGGGATAAGAATGGAGAAGCTCCTTTACATTTTGCAGCATATACAGGCAAGCTAGATTGTCTCACGGCTTTAATTAAAGGAGGGGCCAAGGTAAACCTAAAGAGGGATAAGAATGGAGAAGCTCCTTTACATCTGGCAGCATATACAGGCAAACTAGATTGTCTCACGGCTTTAATTAAAGGAGGGGCTGATGTAAACCTAAAAGATAAAGATGGATGGGTTCCTTTGCATTTTGCAGCACAAACAGGCAAGCTAGATTGTCTCACGGCTTTAATTAAAGGAGGGGCCAAGGTAAACCTAAAAGATAAAAATGGATGGGTTCCTTTACATCTGGCAGCATATACAGGCAAGCTAGATTGTCTCACGGCTTTAATTAAAGGAGGAGCTGATGTAAACCTAAAAAATAAAGATGGAGCGGCTCCTTTACATCTGGCAGAACGATGTTGTCATCAAGATTGTATTGATATACTACAGGCTAATGGAGGAAACTAG